One Pyrococcus furiosus DSM 3638 genomic region harbors:
- the ftsZ gene encoding cell division protein FtsZ has translation MLKLVENVVGRVSEEENKVPEVQVPQSSIDEELKKIVEQIKARIYVVGVGGAGCNTVNRMMEVGVTGAKIIAVNTDAQDLLKVKAHQKILIGKELTRGLGAGNDPKIGEEAAKESERELRDALEGADMVFITCGLGGGTGTGAAPVIAEIARKMGALTVSVVTLPFTMEGIRRAKNAEYGLKRLVKYSDTVIVIPNDKLLEVAPKLPIQMAFKVADEILVQAVKGITELITKPGLVNLDFNDVRAVMKDGGVAMIGIGESDSEKRALEAAEQALNSPLLDVDISGATGALIHISGADVKLEEAQQIIEYVTRNVDPKAQVIWGIQLEPELEKTIRVMVVITGVTSRYITPEEETPLETPEESPSIEISIPEL, from the coding sequence ATGCTAAAGCTCGTAGAGAATGTCGTTGGAAGAGTCTCCGAAGAGGAAAATAAGGTCCCTGAAGTTCAAGTTCCTCAGTCAAGCATAGATGAGGAGTTAAAGAAAATAGTAGAGCAGATAAAAGCAAGGATTTACGTTGTCGGTGTCGGTGGAGCTGGATGTAATACTGTGAATAGAATGATGGAAGTTGGTGTTACCGGAGCAAAGATAATTGCCGTGAACACCGATGCCCAGGACTTGCTAAAGGTTAAGGCCCACCAGAAGATACTAATTGGGAAGGAATTGACAAGGGGTCTTGGGGCAGGTAACGATCCAAAGATTGGAGAAGAGGCTGCGAAGGAGAGTGAGAGGGAGCTTAGAGATGCACTTGAAGGGGCCGACATGGTATTCATCACCTGTGGACTTGGAGGAGGAACTGGAACTGGTGCCGCTCCAGTTATAGCTGAGATTGCTAGGAAGATGGGAGCATTGACGGTTTCAGTAGTTACTTTACCCTTCACCATGGAGGGAATTAGAAGGGCCAAGAATGCTGAATATGGGCTAAAGAGGCTAGTCAAGTATTCGGACACCGTGATAGTAATTCCCAATGATAAGCTCCTGGAGGTGGCACCAAAGCTGCCGATTCAGATGGCATTCAAGGTTGCAGATGAAATCCTCGTTCAGGCAGTAAAGGGAATAACGGAGCTCATAACCAAGCCTGGACTTGTTAATCTGGACTTCAATGACGTTAGAGCTGTAATGAAGGATGGAGGAGTTGCAATGATTGGAATTGGAGAGAGTGACAGCGAGAAGAGAGCTTTGGAGGCAGCTGAGCAGGCATTGAATAGTCCATTGCTTGATGTTGACATAAGCGGAGCCACAGGTGCTCTCATCCACATAAGCGGTGCAGATGTTAAGCTAGAGGAAGCTCAACAGATAATAGAGTATGTCACAAGAAACGTCGATCCAAAGGCCCAGGTGATTTGGGGAATACAGCTGGAGCCAGAGCTTGAGAAGACAATTAGAGTAATGGTTGTCATCACAGGAGTTACATCAAGATATATCACTCCCGAGGAAGAAACACCACTTGAAACTCCTGAAGAATCACCATCAATTGAAATCAGCATACCAGAGCTTTAG
- a CDS encoding protein translocase SEC61 complex subunit gamma: MAELQERIRHFWKESRRAFLVTKKPNWATYKRAAKITGLGIILIGLIGMLIRIVGILILGG; the protein is encoded by the coding sequence ATGGCAGAATTACAGGAGAGAATCAGGCACTTCTGGAAGGAGTCAAGAAGAGCCTTCCTCGTGACAAAGAAGCCTAACTGGGCTACTTATAAGAGGGCAGCAAAAATAACTGGGCTCGGAATCATTTTAATTGGTCTAATTGGGATGCTAATAAGAATTGTGGGAATCTTAATCCTTGGAGGGTAA
- a CDS encoding transcription elongation factor Spt5 — translation MAGKIFAVRVTHGQEETTAKLIYSKVRTYNLPIYAILAPSRVKGYIFVEAPNKGVVDEAIRGIRHARGVLPGEVPFKEIEHFLEEKPAVSGLEPGDLVEVIAGPFKGQKAKVVKIDESKDEVVVQFIDAIVPIPVTIKGDYVRLISKLQKEE, via the coding sequence ATGGCAGGGAAAATCTTTGCTGTGAGAGTGACTCATGGACAGGAAGAGACAACTGCAAAGCTAATTTACAGTAAGGTTAGAACTTACAATCTTCCTATCTATGCTATTCTGGCTCCTTCTAGAGTTAAAGGATATATTTTTGTTGAGGCTCCAAATAAAGGCGTTGTGGATGAGGCAATAAGGGGAATTAGACACGCTAGAGGTGTTCTTCCAGGAGAGGTTCCCTTTAAGGAAATAGAGCACTTTCTAGAGGAGAAGCCAGCTGTTAGTGGGCTTGAACCTGGAGACCTCGTTGAAGTTATTGCCGGTCCATTTAAGGGACAAAAGGCAAAAGTTGTCAAAATTGATGAGAGTAAGGATGAAGTTGTTGTTCAGTTCATTGATGCCATAGTTCCCATTCCCGTTACCATAAAGGGAGATTACGTTAGGCTTATAAGCAAGCTGCAGAAGGAGGAGTGA
- a CDS encoding 50S ribosomal protein L11, which produces MPKQVVEVLVEGGKATPGPPLGPAIGPLGLNVKQVVDKINEATKDFAGMQVPVKIIVDPVTKQFEIEVGVPPTSQLIKKELGLEKGSGEPKHNIVGNLTMEQVIKIAKMKKDQMLALTLKAAAKEVIGTALSMGVTVEGKDPREVQKEIDEGVYDELFEKAEKE; this is translated from the coding sequence ATGCCAAAGCAGGTAGTTGAGGTGCTTGTTGAGGGTGGAAAGGCCACTCCCGGTCCTCCCCTTGGTCCAGCAATTGGTCCACTAGGATTAAACGTTAAGCAGGTCGTTGATAAGATCAATGAGGCGACAAAGGACTTTGCTGGCATGCAAGTTCCAGTGAAGATCATAGTTGATCCAGTTACAAAGCAGTTCGAAATTGAAGTCGGTGTTCCACCAACAAGCCAACTGATAAAGAAGGAACTTGGGCTCGAGAAGGGAAGTGGAGAGCCAAAGCACAATATAGTTGGCAACTTGACAATGGAGCAGGTCATAAAGATAGCTAAGATGAAGAAGGATCAGATGCTTGCTTTAACACTTAAGGCCGCCGCAAAGGAAGTTATAGGAACAGCACTGAGCATGGGAGTTACAGTGGAAGGAAAGGATCCTAGGGAAGTGCAAAAGGAAATTGATGAGGGGGTTTACGACGAGTTGTTTGAGAAGGCTGAGAAGGAGTAG
- a CDS encoding 50S ribosomal protein L1, with protein sequence MPFDRQKIVKAVKEAKARAKPRNFTQSVEVAVNLKDIDLKRPENRFKLEVVLPHGRGKDVKIAVIADGAVAEAARKLGLDVISSAELEEIASSPRQARKLAKKYDFFIAEAPLMPKIGRYLGRYLGPRNKMPVVVPPTLTDLTPIVEKLKKTVRIQLKNNPVVHAPVGTEKMSDEEIAENIEAVLNAIIGKLERGESQVKSVYVKTTMGPAVKIEG encoded by the coding sequence ATGCCCTTTGACAGGCAGAAAATCGTGAAAGCGGTGAAGGAGGCTAAGGCCCGGGCCAAGCCGCGTAACTTCACACAGAGTGTCGAAGTGGCAGTGAACTTGAAGGATATTGACCTTAAGAGACCTGAAAATAGATTTAAGCTTGAGGTAGTCCTTCCTCATGGGAGAGGGAAGGATGTTAAGATCGCGGTCATCGCTGATGGTGCCGTTGCTGAGGCGGCGAGGAAGCTCGGGCTAGATGTTATTAGTAGTGCGGAGTTGGAGGAGATTGCGAGCAGCCCAAGGCAAGCTAGAAAGCTTGCTAAAAAGTACGACTTCTTTATTGCCGAAGCCCCCTTGATGCCAAAGATCGGTAGATACCTGGGTAGGTATCTAGGTCCCAGGAACAAGATGCCCGTTGTAGTCCCCCCAACACTTACTGACCTAACTCCAATAGTTGAAAAATTAAAGAAAACCGTAAGAATACAGCTCAAGAACAACCCAGTTGTCCACGCTCCAGTAGGAACAGAAAAAATGAGTGATGAAGAGATTGCAGAGAACATTGAGGCAGTCCTCAACGCAATAATAGGAAAGCTCGAGAGGGGAGAGAGTCAAGTTAAGTCAGTGTACGTTAAGACAACAATGGGCCCAGCTGTTAAGATAGAGGGGTGA
- a CDS encoding 50S ribosomal protein L10: MAHVAEWKKKEVEELANLIKSYPVVALVDVSSMPAYPLSQMRRLIRENNGLLRVSRNTLIELAIKKVAQELGKPELEKLINYIEGGAGILVTTMNPFKLYKFLQQNRQPAPAKPGAKVPKDVVIPAGPTSLAPGPIVGQMQAMGIPARIERGKVTIQKDTVVLKAGEEITPELANILNALGIQPLEVGLDLLAVYEDGIIYTPDVLAIDESEYINMLQKAYMHAFNLAVNIAYPTPQTIEAIIQKAFLNAKAVAVEAGYITKETISDIIGRAIRAMLLLAQQLPEDVLDEKTKELLSAQAQVSVAQVEEEKKEEKVEEEKEDEEASEEEALAGLSALFG, from the coding sequence ATGGCTCACGTAGCCGAGTGGAAGAAAAAGGAAGTTGAAGAGCTCGCAAATCTAATCAAAAGTTATCCAGTAGTTGCACTGGTTGACGTTTCAAGCATGCCTGCTTACCCACTTTCACAGATGAGGAGGTTAATCAGGGAAAACAATGGCCTCCTTAGGGTGTCTAGGAACACTCTCATAGAGCTTGCAATAAAGAAGGTTGCTCAAGAACTAGGAAAGCCAGAGCTTGAAAAGCTAATAAACTACATAGAGGGCGGAGCTGGAATTTTAGTTACAACAATGAATCCATTCAAGCTTTACAAGTTCCTTCAGCAGAACAGACAACCTGCCCCAGCCAAACCTGGAGCAAAGGTTCCTAAGGATGTCGTAATTCCCGCCGGTCCAACTTCTCTAGCTCCTGGGCCAATAGTTGGTCAGATGCAGGCCATGGGAATACCTGCAAGAATCGAGAGGGGTAAGGTAACAATACAAAAGGACACCGTTGTGCTGAAGGCTGGAGAAGAGATAACTCCCGAGTTAGCAAATATTCTTAATGCTCTCGGAATTCAACCACTTGAAGTAGGTTTGGACTTGCTTGCTGTTTATGAGGATGGAATAATTTACACCCCAGACGTATTGGCCATCGATGAGAGCGAGTACATAAACATGCTCCAAAAGGCCTACATGCACGCATTCAACTTGGCAGTAAACATAGCCTATCCAACGCCTCAGACAATCGAAGCAATTATTCAGAAGGCATTCCTCAACGCAAAGGCTGTGGCCGTGGAAGCTGGCTACATTACCAAGGAGACAATCTCAGATATCATTGGAAGGGCCATCAGAGCAATGCTACTCCTTGCCCAGCAATTGCCTGAAGATGTGCTAGATGAGAAGACCAAAGAGCTTTTAAGTGCACAGGCTCAAGTTAGCGTAGCCCAGGTTGAGGAGGAAAAGAAGGAGGAAAAGGTTGAAGAGGAAAAAGAGGATGAAGAAGCCTCCGAGGAGGAGGCTCTTGCCGGATTGAGTGCTCTATTTGGATGA
- the rpl12p gene encoding 50S ribosomal protein P1 has translation MEYVYAALLLHSVGKEINEENLKAVLQAAGVEPDEARIKALVAALEGVNIDEVIEKAAMPVAVAAAPAAAPAGGGEEKKEEEKKEEEEKEEEVSEEEALAGLSALFG, from the coding sequence ATGGAGTATGTGTATGCTGCTCTGCTCCTACACAGCGTTGGGAAAGAGATAAATGAGGAGAACCTTAAGGCTGTCCTCCAGGCTGCAGGTGTTGAGCCAGATGAGGCAAGAATAAAGGCCCTAGTTGCAGCCCTTGAAGGAGTTAACATTGACGAGGTAATTGAAAAGGCAGCAATGCCAGTTGCAGTTGCTGCAGCCCCAGCAGCAGCTCCCGCAGGAGGAGGAGAAGAGAAGAAAGAAGAGGAAAAGAAGGAAGAAGAGGAGAAGGAAGAAGAGGTCTCCGAAGAGGAAGCCCTTGCTGGACTCAGCGCACTCTTTGGATGA
- the dcd gene encoding dCTP deaminase — translation MLLPDWKIRKEILIEPFSEESLQPAGYDLRVGREAFVKGKLIDVEKEGKVVIPPREYALILTLERIKLPDDVMGDMKIRSSLAREGVIGSFAWVDPGWDGNLTLMLYNASNEPVELRYGERFVQIAFIRLEGPARNPYRGNYQGSTRLAFSKRKKL, via the coding sequence ATGCTACTTCCAGACTGGAAAATCAGAAAAGAAATACTTATAGAGCCATTTTCTGAAGAATCGCTCCAACCAGCAGGTTATGACCTCAGAGTGGGCAGAGAGGCTTTTGTTAAGGGGAAATTAATCGACGTGGAAAAGGAAGGAAAAGTCGTTATTCCTCCAAGGGAATACGCCTTAATCCTAACCCTCGAGAGGATAAAGTTGCCCGACGATGTTATGGGGGATATGAAGATAAGGAGCAGTTTAGCAAGAGAAGGGGTTATTGGTTCTTTTGCTTGGGTTGACCCAGGATGGGATGGAAACTTAACACTAATGCTCTACAATGCCTCAAATGAACCTGTCGAATTAAGATATGGAGAGAGATTTGTGCAGATCGCATTTATAAGGCTAGAGGGTCCGGCAAGAAACCCTTACAGAGGAAACTATCAGGGGAGCACAAGGTTAGCGTTTTCAAAGAGAAAGAAACTCTAG
- a CDS encoding HAD family hydrolase, with the protein MIIAFDFDGTLVDSYSCIEEAFYRALKRTYPWLPGKRYIAKLLTKLELQFERPKFGKHGRKIKPPMKIFQGKFARAWFEERAKLTKPLDGAREVLERLKEDGHIVISFSAEDFIPGIKEYRLKISGLYDLFDDVIIFGRDITICEAFSIVREKYGYDTFVWVDDKPWRFIGRGDENTEYVWMYFPYTARFVSDDILAQIPHLHVIYDLWSLLDVVKNLKSR; encoded by the coding sequence ATGATCATAGCCTTTGACTTTGATGGAACACTAGTAGATAGCTACTCATGCATAGAGGAGGCCTTCTACAGAGCTTTAAAACGTACTTATCCTTGGCTCCCTGGGAAGAGGTATATAGCAAAGTTATTAACAAAGTTAGAACTCCAATTTGAGAGGCCAAAGTTCGGAAAGCACGGAAGAAAAATAAAGCCCCCAATGAAGATTTTCCAAGGAAAATTTGCGAGAGCATGGTTTGAGGAAAGAGCCAAGCTTACAAAGCCTCTTGATGGAGCAAGAGAAGTTTTGGAAAGGCTAAAAGAAGACGGGCATATAGTGATTTCTTTCTCGGCAGAGGACTTTATCCCAGGAATAAAAGAATACAGGCTAAAGATTAGTGGCCTTTACGATCTTTTTGATGATGTAATAATATTTGGAAGGGATATCACGATCTGCGAGGCATTTAGCATTGTGAGGGAAAAGTATGGGTATGATACATTTGTTTGGGTTGATGACAAGCCATGGCGCTTCATAGGAAGGGGAGATGAAAATACTGAATACGTATGGATGTACTTCCCCTACACCGCGAGGTTCGTTAGCGATGATATTTTGGCCCAAATTCCTCATTTACATGTGATCTACGATCTTTGGAGCCTTCTTGATGTAGTTAAGAATTTGAAATCTAGATAG
- the gcvPA gene encoding aminomethyl-transferring glycine dehydrogenase subunit GcvPA, producing the protein MGKHYIPNSAHKEEMLKEIGFSSIEELFADVPEGFIREFNVPEGKSEYEVFMEMNEILSKNKTVLEMPTFLGAGTYFHYVPAHVKYLIERSEFLTSYTPYQAEISQGMLQALFEYQSLIAELVGLPVVNSSMYDWGSALGEAALMTVRLHRGKRLKFVVPKHTHPERMQVLKTYTRGANLEIVEVKWNDRGQVDLEDLKEKVNDAAGVYVEIPNFFGLLEENIQEIGEIAHEAGAYFVVGVDPTILGVVEAPGELGADIVVGEASYFGSPMNFGGPRAGIFATRNDPKFIRQMPGRIIGMTKDAEGKRAFVMTLQTREQHIRRAKATSNICSNEALVAVAAAIHIASLGPKGMQELGEVILKNTAYLKKRLSEVAEIPFDGVNFKDVLVKFEKPYQEIHEHLLQKNIHGGYYVKPHFPELGESALFAATETTRKEWIDALIDALREVL; encoded by the coding sequence ATGGGAAAGCACTACATTCCTAACTCAGCTCATAAAGAAGAAATGCTAAAGGAAATCGGCTTTTCTTCAATAGAAGAACTCTTTGCAGATGTTCCAGAGGGATTCATAAGGGAGTTCAACGTTCCAGAAGGAAAAAGTGAATACGAGGTATTCATGGAGATGAACGAGATTCTAAGCAAGAACAAGACCGTGCTGGAGATGCCAACATTTCTCGGAGCAGGAACTTATTTCCACTACGTTCCAGCTCATGTAAAATACCTCATAGAGAGAAGTGAGTTCCTAACTTCTTACACCCCTTACCAGGCCGAGATAAGCCAGGGAATGCTCCAGGCTCTCTTCGAATATCAAAGCCTGATAGCTGAACTCGTAGGATTGCCCGTTGTCAATTCGTCAATGTACGACTGGGGCTCAGCTTTAGGTGAGGCAGCCTTAATGACGGTAAGACTTCACAGAGGAAAGAGATTAAAGTTCGTCGTTCCTAAGCACACACATCCCGAGAGAATGCAAGTTCTAAAAACCTACACCAGAGGAGCAAATCTGGAAATAGTGGAGGTAAAGTGGAATGATAGAGGCCAAGTTGATCTTGAAGATTTAAAAGAGAAGGTTAACGATGCTGCTGGAGTTTACGTAGAGATACCAAACTTCTTTGGACTTCTTGAAGAAAACATTCAAGAGATTGGAGAGATAGCCCATGAAGCGGGAGCATACTTCGTAGTCGGAGTTGATCCAACGATTTTAGGAGTAGTAGAGGCCCCGGGAGAATTAGGAGCAGATATAGTTGTTGGAGAAGCTTCATACTTTGGAAGTCCAATGAACTTTGGGGGGCCCAGGGCCGGAATTTTCGCAACTAGAAACGATCCTAAATTTATCAGACAGATGCCTGGGAGAATTATAGGAATGACGAAGGACGCAGAAGGAAAGAGAGCCTTCGTGATGACACTCCAGACGAGAGAGCAACACATAAGGAGAGCTAAAGCTACTTCAAACATTTGTTCAAATGAAGCTCTAGTGGCAGTGGCCGCAGCGATCCACATAGCTTCCCTGGGACCCAAGGGAATGCAAGAGCTTGGGGAAGTAATACTGAAAAATACCGCCTATCTAAAGAAGAGGCTCAGTGAAGTTGCAGAGATACCTTTTGATGGCGTGAACTTCAAGGACGTTCTTGTAAAATTCGAAAAGCCCTACCAAGAAATCCACGAGCATCTATTGCAGAAAAATATTCACGGTGGTTACTACGTTAAGCCCCATTTCCCAGAGCTTGGAGAAAGTGCCCTCTTTGCAGCTACAGAGACTACAAGAAAGGAATGGATTGATGCACTGATAGATGCCCTTAGGGAGGTGTTGTAA
- the gcvPB gene encoding aminomethyl-transferring glycine dehydrogenase subunit GcvPB — translation MFRQAKWDEPLIFELSRPGRVGYTLPKPIEDIKVDIPEKLRRKSKLELPELSEPEIVKHYTRLSEMNYGVDSGIYPLGSCTMKYNPKINEEIATHPKVAYIHPYQDERTVQGALAIMWELEQWLKEITGMDRFTLQPAAGANGEFTGVMIIRAYHLDNGEPQRNEMLVPDSAHGTNPASAAMAGFKVIEIPSNENGTIDLEALENAVSERTAGLMLTNPNTLGIFEDEIVEIAKIIHKAGGLLYYDGANLNGILGKIRPGDMGFDIVHLNLHKTFSTPHGGGGPGAGPVGVKEFLKDYLPVPLVSYDEKSGRYYLDYNVPKSIGKVKELYGNFAVLVRALTYLKIMGRDGLREVSEIAVLNANYLTQKLKGTRGYSLPGKELRKHEVVFSAEPMKKETGVKALDVAKRLLDFGMHAPTIYFPLIVHEALMIEPTETVSKEELDAYVEALKRISEEAYTNPEIVKSAPHNTAVKRVDDVLAAKKPIVTWRMYKELKEKGEVDY, via the coding sequence ATGTTCAGACAGGCAAAATGGGATGAACCGCTAATTTTCGAGCTCTCAAGGCCTGGGAGAGTTGGATACACTCTTCCTAAGCCCATTGAAGACATAAAGGTTGATATTCCCGAGAAGTTGAGGAGGAAGAGTAAGCTTGAACTTCCAGAGTTAAGCGAGCCTGAAATAGTTAAGCACTACACAAGGCTAAGCGAGATGAATTACGGCGTTGACTCTGGAATATATCCACTTGGCTCATGTACAATGAAGTATAATCCAAAGATAAACGAGGAGATCGCCACTCATCCAAAAGTTGCTTACATTCATCCCTATCAAGATGAGAGAACAGTTCAAGGTGCACTTGCAATAATGTGGGAGCTCGAGCAGTGGCTTAAGGAGATAACAGGCATGGATCGCTTTACTCTCCAACCAGCAGCTGGAGCAAATGGAGAGTTTACTGGAGTGATGATAATTAGAGCCTATCATTTAGACAATGGAGAGCCCCAGAGAAATGAAATGTTAGTTCCAGACTCAGCTCACGGAACAAATCCAGCATCAGCAGCAATGGCAGGATTCAAAGTTATTGAAATACCATCCAATGAGAATGGAACAATTGATTTAGAGGCATTAGAAAATGCCGTAAGTGAAAGAACTGCTGGATTAATGCTGACAAACCCAAACACCCTGGGAATATTCGAAGATGAGATAGTGGAAATAGCTAAGATAATCCACAAGGCTGGGGGGTTGCTCTACTACGATGGTGCGAACCTCAATGGAATTCTTGGAAAGATAAGGCCTGGAGACATGGGATTTGACATTGTGCACCTCAACCTCCACAAGACGTTTTCAACTCCTCACGGTGGAGGAGGTCCAGGGGCTGGGCCCGTAGGAGTTAAAGAGTTTCTGAAAGATTATCTACCAGTGCCACTGGTGAGTTATGACGAGAAAAGCGGTAGGTATTACCTTGACTACAACGTGCCAAAGAGCATTGGAAAGGTGAAGGAGCTTTATGGAAACTTTGCAGTTCTTGTGAGGGCATTAACTTACCTTAAGATAATGGGAAGAGATGGCCTGAGAGAAGTGAGTGAGATAGCAGTTTTAAACGCAAACTATCTAACCCAAAAGCTCAAGGGGACAAGGGGATATTCTCTCCCAGGGAAAGAGCTCAGGAAGCACGAAGTTGTATTCTCAGCAGAACCCATGAAGAAAGAGACTGGAGTTAAAGCTCTAGACGTTGCAAAGAGGCTCTTAGACTTTGGAATGCACGCCCCAACCATATACTTCCCCCTAATTGTACATGAGGCCTTAATGATCGAACCTACTGAAACCGTAAGTAAGGAGGAGCTAGATGCCTACGTTGAGGCTCTAAAGAGGATTAGCGAAGAGGCCTACACAAACCCAGAGATCGTTAAGAGTGCTCCCCACAACACGGCAGTTAAAAGAGTTGACGATGTTTTAGCAGCCAAGAAGCCAATTGTTACGTGGAGAATGTACAAGGAGCTAAAAGAGAAAGGAGAAGTTGACTACTAA
- a CDS encoding alpha/beta hydrolase, with product MIIEILVAALVLFLVFTAFVGYKMVNPPRVVGNWTPKDLSFEYKDVEITTEDNVKLSGWWIDNGSDKTVIPLHGYTSSRWAEHYMRPVIEFLLKEGYNVLAFDFRAHGKSGGKYTTVGDKEILDLKAGVKWLKDNYPEKSKRIGVIGFSMGALVAIRGLSEVKEICCGVADSPPIYLDKTGARGMKYFAKLPEWLYSFVKPFSELFSGGRPINVLNYTNSIKKPLFLIIGRRDTLVKVEEVQEFYERNKHVNPNVELWVTDAPHVRTIQVFPEEWKSRVGEFLKRWMG from the coding sequence GTGATAATTGAAATACTTGTAGCTGCTTTAGTTCTCTTCCTAGTTTTTACAGCCTTTGTGGGGTATAAAATGGTAAATCCACCTAGGGTAGTAGGGAATTGGACTCCAAAAGACCTTAGCTTTGAATACAAAGACGTTGAAATCACCACCGAAGACAACGTTAAGCTTAGTGGGTGGTGGATAGATAATGGCAGCGACAAAACTGTAATTCCCCTACACGGTTATACCTCGAGCAGATGGGCCGAGCACTACATGAGGCCCGTGATAGAGTTCCTCTTAAAAGAAGGGTACAATGTTTTGGCATTTGACTTTAGGGCCCATGGAAAAAGTGGAGGAAAATATACAACTGTTGGAGATAAGGAAATTCTGGACTTAAAGGCCGGTGTAAAGTGGTTAAAAGATAATTATCCAGAGAAATCTAAGAGAATTGGAGTGATTGGATTTTCAATGGGGGCATTAGTTGCAATTAGGGGATTAAGCGAAGTTAAAGAAATTTGTTGCGGAGTTGCAGATTCACCACCAATATACCTAGATAAAACAGGAGCAAGAGGAATGAAGTATTTTGCAAAACTTCCAGAATGGCTTTATTCATTCGTTAAACCTTTTTCAGAACTATTTTCTGGTGGAAGGCCTATAAATGTTCTTAATTATACAAATAGCATTAAGAAACCACTCTTTTTGATCATAGGTAGAAGAGATACACTCGTAAAAGTCGAGGAAGTTCAAGAGTTTTACGAGAGAAACAAGCATGTAAATCCGAACGTTGAATTGTGGGTCACAGACGCTCCTCATGTAAGGACAATTCAAGTCTTTCCAGAAGAGTGGAAAAGTAGAGTTGGAGAGTTCCTTAAAAGGTGGATGGGATAA
- a CDS encoding SLC45 family MFS transporter: MERKFRYSMIFLLGFGFFGISIIWSLYNAYIPIFLQETFKMNRTITGFIMTIDNLFAVILLPFLGALSDMTRTRIGRRKPYILLGAPSAAIMFALIPVARKYENLALFMGTIIFMNFFMALFRSPVIAFMPDITPSEKRSQANGIINFMGGLGALLAYFGGKFLYDINYALPFYVGAIVMLLANLLVVILVPEPEEYCIKGQKLEIRKILSETAHKSFGELKENLKDVFLSKEKSLLAILLAIFFWFIAFNSLETFFTSYAKYHLGISESTGAFIMGVVSLSFMIFAIPAGFLGGKIGRRKTITAGLVLIVIVLILAHILGQTTKPASDSLTDPVVLKFMGLFFLAGIGWAMVNVNSLPMVVDMTVREKVGGYTGLYYFFSQAANLVAPPLSGALIDLTSYSTLIPFAIVFFVLAAITMQFVRRGDIKGGSSDMYEYIPDMD, from the coding sequence ATGGAAAGAAAGTTCAGGTATTCGATGATATTCCTCCTTGGTTTTGGTTTCTTCGGTATAAGCATAATATGGTCCCTCTATAATGCATACATCCCAATTTTCCTGCAGGAGACATTCAAGATGAACAGGACAATAACAGGCTTCATCATGACAATAGATAACCTCTTTGCGGTTATTCTATTGCCCTTCCTGGGAGCACTTAGCGACATGACGAGAACGAGGATTGGAAGAAGAAAACCCTACATATTACTTGGAGCACCCTCTGCTGCAATAATGTTCGCCCTAATTCCAGTGGCGAGAAAATATGAGAATCTTGCCCTCTTTATGGGCACGATAATCTTCATGAACTTTTTTATGGCTCTCTTCAGATCTCCTGTCATCGCCTTCATGCCTGACATAACCCCAAGCGAAAAGAGAAGCCAAGCAAATGGGATAATAAACTTTATGGGAGGACTTGGAGCTCTGTTAGCTTACTTTGGTGGAAAGTTTCTCTATGACATCAACTACGCACTTCCATTCTATGTGGGTGCAATTGTCATGCTTTTGGCGAACCTCCTTGTCGTGATACTAGTTCCAGAGCCAGAAGAATACTGCATTAAGGGACAAAAGTTGGAAATTAGAAAAATACTTTCTGAAACCGCTCACAAGAGCTTTGGAGAGCTGAAAGAGAACTTAAAGGATGTGTTCCTAAGCAAAGAGAAAAGCTTACTAGCAATATTACTAGCGATATTCTTCTGGTTCATAGCGTTTAACTCCCTGGAAACTTTCTTCACCAGCTATGCCAAGTATCACCTGGGAATCAGTGAGAGCACAGGAGCCTTCATTATGGGAGTTGTTTCCCTAAGTTTCATGATATTTGCAATACCTGCGGGATTCCTTGGAGGAAAAATTGGAAGAAGAAAGACAATAACGGCTGGCCTTGTTTTAATAGTCATAGTTCTCATATTAGCCCATATATTGGGGCAAACAACGAAGCCAGCGTCCGACTCCTTGACTGATCCTGTTGTTCTCAAGTTCATGGGTCTGTTTTTCCTAGCTGGAATTGGGTGGGCAATGGTTAACGTCAACTCCCTCCCCATGGTTGTTGACATGACGGTGAGGGAAAAGGTTGGAGGATATACTGGATTATACTACTTCTTCAGCCAAGCAGCAAATCTTGTTGCCCCACCATTATCAGGGGCTCTAATAGACCTGACAAGCTATTCCACTCTTATCCCATTTGCCATTGTGTTCTTTGTACTGGCTGCAATAACCATGCAGTTCGTTAGGAGAGGGGACATCAAGGGTGGAAGTAGCGATATGTATGAGTACATACCAGATATGGACTAG